The segment ACTGTTTTTGCTCATCAAGAGCATTGCCGCGTCGAGCAAACCTCGACAAAAAAAGAGGCTTTTAGTATAATTAACTCTGTAGAACAAGTTGTCGGCCTGTTCTAGCGTTACAACTTTGATGATATAAACCTTGTCACTGCGCGATTGGAGTGATAATTATGGTGGCTACGACCGGAAACTTAAAACAAATCCGCACCAGTTCTTCAGATTCCCCCCAGTCATCTTCCAGCACAACCGGCTTGATCAATCTGGAAGTGCCTACAATTCAACGGTTTAAGGGCATTGTTGACCTTATTGCGCCGCCGCCTTCGCTGGAAGAGTTGGATATTAACCAGGGCATGGTGGTAGATATTCTGCTGCGCCTGGCCTACAACGAGGGAGAGGTGGGGGCCACCCACGCCGAGGAAGTGGTCAAATTACCCTATCGTTTAATTGATGATTTGTTGGCCTGGATGCAGCAAGAGCATTTATTGGAAGTATCCAAGGCGGTGGGTAGTTTGGGACGGCGAGGTTATGTTTACAACTTAACCGATGCGGGCCGGGCCAGAGCCAAAGAGGCTTTTGAACGAACCCAGTATGTTGGGCCGGCCCCCGTGCCCCTGGAGAAGTATACCAAGTCGGTTTTATTTCAGGCCACCCAACACAAGTTGAGCCGGAGCGAAGTGCAACGGGCCTTGAGCCACCTCATCTTGCCCGGTGATTTTGACCGCAAAATTGGCCCGGCCGTAAACGCCGGCACCTCTATTTTTTTGTATGGCCCGCCCGGTAACGGCAAAACAACCATTGCCGAGGCCATTGCCAGATTATTGGGCGGCACCGACCCGGTTTGGATACCTTACGCGGTGACGGTGGGCGGGGCCATTATCCAAATTTATGATAGCCTCATCCACAAACACAATAAGGAAGACCGGGGCGGCGCCGACAAACGTTGGGGGTTATTCAACCGGCCGGCGGTAATGGTGGGCGGCGAATTAACCATGGAACACCTGGAGTTACGTTATGAGCCGGTGGCCAAATTTTACGAAGGCCCCCTGCAAATGAAGGCCAATACCGGCATGTTCCTGATTGACGACTTTGGCCGCCAGCAGATCAGCCCCTCCCAGTTGTTAAACCGTTGGATTGTGCCCCTGGAAACAGAAATAGACTTTATGCGGCTGACCTCCGGGCAAACCTTTGAGATTCCCTTTAAACAGTTGTTGGTCTTTAGCACCAACTTGGACCCCGATGATTTGGTTGACGGGGCGTTCTTGCGCCGGATTCAGCTCAAGGTGGGGGTGTTTGGCCCGGACGAAAAGATGTTTTACCAGATATTTGCCAATCAGTCCCAGGCGCTTGGTTTTCCTAGTGTGGATAAAGCCTCTTTCCTCTATCTCCTCAACGAGTGGTATCGTAACACGGGCAAACCGTTGCAATCCGTGCATCCCCGCGACATTTTGAAGGCGGTGAAGGTTTTGTGCGAGTATGCCGGTGAACCGCTGCACATGACGCCCAAACTCATTCAAGAAGCCTGTGAAGGTTATTTTGTCAAGGCCAAAGACGGCCGGATTTTGTAACAGCGGACGACGAAGGACCAACGACGAACGACGAAAGACCGTTGTTGCTGCCGATTATCAAGTTGGTGTTTGGTCACTCGTCGTTGGTCATTGGTCGTTTGTCGTTGGTCGTTTTTTATGCCGGTGATGGCCGATAGCCGCGCTCAAATGAGCGCCAAAGAGCAGAACCAGGCTGCCAAAGTAGATTGAGAGCATCAAAACTACCGGCGTGGCTAACGAGCCATAAACCAGATCATACCTGGCCAGGCCGCTGCCCAAATACCAGGTAAATATGGATTTGGTGGTCTCTCCGGCTGTGGCCGCCACCAGCGCGCCCACAATTGCTTCTAACCAACCCACTTTGGTATTGGGTATCCAGCGATATAGTCCCAAACACATCACAAACATAAAAAACCAGGGCACTAACCGGGAGGCTAAGGCCCAGGAATAGGTTTCATACAGCAAAACCTCGCCCCAGAGTGGGCCGGTCATATCAATGTGGGGTAAAAGCCTGAAAATGGTGGTTGATATGAGGGATAACATTAATAGGCCGGCCAAAATTGCCACCATGGTCAGGCCCATGAGTCGCCTGAGTAAAAAATTGTGCGGCCTGGCGCTGTGCCAGGCTTTATTTATGTTGCGGGTTAAAATGGTAAAAACACTGGAGGCGGCCCAAAGCAGGCCGATAACGGCCACGGTCCCCATTGCGCCTCGCCGGGCCAATATCTCTTTAATATTTTGCGCCACTAACTCTTTAGCCGGCGGGAGGGCGGTTGCGGTTATTTCCACTATTTGCTGCGCTACCTGGTCGCTCTCTAAAACGGAACTGGCCAGAGTGACCAAAAATAGTAAAAGTGGAAATAAGGAAAAGAGGGCATAATAAGCAATACTGGCCGCCGCTTCGGCGGCGTTGGCCTGGCCAAAGGTATGGTAGGTGTGAACCAAAATAGCCAAAGTGCCCCGGCTCAAATCATTGGCCTGTTGATAGCCTGTTTTGAACTTTATTTTTAGATTCTCGGTGGAGGTATAATTGGACATATAGATTATTTACTAAGCTGGACCATTTCTTTTACGCCCCCAATCAGCTTTTGCCATTGCCCTTCATCAATAATAAATTTGAATATTTTTTTGCGTTTGTCTACATGCACCAAACGATTGGCCTTTTTATCTTCTGCGGCCCGCCGGTAAACCGCCATCAACTTTTTGGCCTGGCTTATAATGTCAAAACTTTGCGCTTTTTTTCGGGTGGCTTCTTTGAATTGTTGATACAGGTCTTTATTGTCAATAACCTGGCAGATGGCCTGGGCCAGGGCCTGGCTGTGGTTATCGGTCAACAAACCTTCCCGGCCATGGGTAATGACATCGCGGGTGCCGGTAGCGCCAACGGCTACTACCGGCAGGTTGGCGGCAATAGCCTCCATTGTCACCAGCCCCTGGGTTTCGGTGATTGAGGCAAAACAAAATAGGTCGGCTGCCTTAAGATAACGGGGC is part of the Anaerolineae bacterium genome and harbors:
- a CDS encoding AAA family ATPase, producing the protein MVATTGNLKQIRTSSSDSPQSSSSTTGLINLEVPTIQRFKGIVDLIAPPPSLEELDINQGMVVDILLRLAYNEGEVGATHAEEVVKLPYRLIDDLLAWMQQEHLLEVSKAVGSLGRRGYVYNLTDAGRARAKEAFERTQYVGPAPVPLEKYTKSVLFQATQHKLSRSEVQRALSHLILPGDFDRKIGPAVNAGTSIFLYGPPGNGKTTIAEAIARLLGGTDPVWIPYAVTVGGAIIQIYDSLIHKHNKEDRGGADKRWGLFNRPAVMVGGELTMEHLELRYEPVAKFYEGPLQMKANTGMFLIDDFGRQQISPSQLLNRWIVPLETEIDFMRLTSGQTFEIPFKQLLVFSTNLDPDDLVDGAFLRRIQLKVGVFGPDEKMFYQIFANQSQALGFPSVDKASFLYLLNEWYRNTGKPLQSVHPRDILKAVKVLCEYAGEPLHMTPKLIQEACEGYFVKAKDGRIL
- a CDS encoding YihY/virulence factor BrkB family protein — its product is MSNYTSTENLKIKFKTGYQQANDLSRGTLAILVHTYHTFGQANAAEAAASIAYYALFSLFPLLLFLVTLASSVLESDQVAQQIVEITATALPPAKELVAQNIKEILARRGAMGTVAVIGLLWAASSVFTILTRNINKAWHSARPHNFLLRRLMGLTMVAILAGLLMLSLISTTIFRLLPHIDMTGPLWGEVLLYETYSWALASRLVPWFFMFVMCLGLYRWIPNTKVGWLEAIVGALVAATAGETTKSIFTWYLGSGLARYDLVYGSLATPVVLMLSIYFGSLVLLFGAHLSAAIGHHRHKKRPTTNDQ